CTTGATGTTCCTGCCTGCTATTTTTATACCGTCGAAGACGATCTTGCCGAAATCATTCTGAATTATCACCCTACGAAAAAATAGCGCTTGTCTGCGTTATTGCTCTGTTCGTTCGAAGTGCTGTGCCGCTCGTTGTTCTCAATAATCGGCTTAACGAGCTCTGCCAGTTTACAATGCGCTTCCCGCCGTTCCTCAAAGTAATCATACCGATCATAAATGCCTTCAACGCCTTTCAGCTTATGATTAAGGCACCGTTCGGCGACATAACCCGGAACGCCTAACGCGGCCAGCAGGCTGCGGCAGGTGCGGCGCAGGTCGTGTACGGTGAACGGTTCAAGTTCACCCATGCGGTTGGGCGGTTGAATTTTCCTTCCCGGTTCGCGGCCGAAAAGTTTGGCGATCGCCCGGTTGAGGGTATCGCTGCCCATATGCGGCGAACCGCTGGCCCGGCGGTTGGGGAATACATATGCTGAACCGTAGGCGCGTATCTTCAATTCCCGCAGCCATTCCAGCGTCAGCGGGGGTAGGGGAATCACAATGGCGACGCCCGATTTGCTCCTTGTCGCAGGCAGTTCCCACGTTGCGTCTTCGAGGGAAAATTCATCCCATTGGGCTTCGGTCAGTTCGCTTTTGCGTACGCCAAGCACGATCAGTAATGCGCAAGCCAGATAGTTATCGCGAGTGAAGCTGTCGCTCTGGTTGCGGAATACCTGAAAAACCTGCGTCAACTCTTCCAGACTCAACGCCCGATCGCGGCTTTTTTCAATGCCGCCCGCATCATCCACCTTGAACGCCGCCGCCGGGTTATGGACGAGAAGCCCAAGTTTTATGCCGTGATTAAACAGTTGTTTCAGGTACATCAGCGCATCGTTGGCGGTGCAGGGTCTGCCGCTGGCGGTGATTTGCTGGATGATGGCGCGTATGTCCAGCGGTGTGACCTTGCCTAACGCCAGCTCGCCAATGTGTGGCGCGATCTCTCTGGCGAAGATCCGCTGTGGGATATGCGGGTGCTTAAGGCGTCGCGCCAAATCCTGTTTCCAGTCGTTAAACAGATCGTTGACGGTATGGATTCTGGCGGGGCGATTGTGTTTACGTTCGGCTATGGGATCGTCGCCTTTTCTGACCTTCCTGCGGGCGTCTTCGGTCTGAGAGCGGGCTTCCGCCAGCGACAGATCGGACGATTTGCCCAGCGTGAGCGAACGGCGTTTGGCATTCAGGGTATAGCGCAGCATCCAGTAAGGTTCGCCGCGCTGCGGCAGCATCAGATACAGCCCCTGACCGTCGCTGTATCGTCCGGGACGGCTTGCTTTCAGGATGGACTGTATGGTTTTAACGGTCAGATTTCCCATGCCCTGCCTCCCTAAGGTATCCCGCCAGCGCCCGTCAATCGTGGCCTGCGCGAAAAAGTGGGTAGTACATAGGTTATAAAACGAACATTTTGGCTTGTAAAGCGATTGTACTACCCAATGTACTACCCGTTTGGCAGTGGATTTCGGTGGATTCGGGTAGCACGCAGTAGACGTTGATGGCAACAAAAACGCCCTGAAAACAGGGCGTTGTGGCAGTCGGTGGAACAGGGTGGACGTTACTCGATATTCTGGATTTGTTCCCGCATTTGTTCGATAAGCACTTTCAGTTCGATGGCGGAGGTGGTGACGTCGGCGTTGATGGATTTGGACGCCAGCGTGTTCGATTCGCGGTTGAATTCCTGCATCATAAAATCCAGGCGGCGGCCCACGGCTTCCTCTTTCTTTAGGATTTTATAGGTTTCCGCCACGTGGGCTTCCAGGCGATCGAGCTCTTCCGCGACGTCGATGCGCTGAGCCATGATGACCAGTTCCTGCTCCAGCCGGTTGTTTTCCAACTGAACCTGCGCGTCTTCCAGCTTGCTGAGCAGCCGTTCGCGTTGCCATTGCAGGATGTTCGGCATCTGCGCGCGGACTTTGGCGACTTCGGCGCTGACGCCGGCCAGCCGTTGTTCAATCAGCGCTTTTAAGGCATTGCCTTCGCTTTCCCGCGCGCTGATGAAATCATCCAGCGTGCGGTCTAATGCTTGTAACAACTCGGCGCTGATGGCATCCAAATCCTGCTCTTCCGCCGCCATCACGCCGGGCCAGCGCAGGATATCGACCGGGTTGATTTCCCCTTCATCGCTTTGCATTTT
This window of the Brenneria goodwinii genome carries:
- a CDS encoding tyrosine-type recombinase/integrase, producing the protein MGNLTVKTIQSILKASRPGRYSDGQGLYLMLPQRGEPYWMLRYTLNAKRRSLTLGKSSDLSLAEARSQTEDARRKVRKGDDPIAERKHNRPARIHTVNDLFNDWKQDLARRLKHPHIPQRIFAREIAPHIGELALGKVTPLDIRAIIQQITASGRPCTANDALMYLKQLFNHGIKLGLLVHNPAAAFKVDDAGGIEKSRDRALSLEELTQVFQVFRNQSDSFTRDNYLACALLIVLGVRKSELTEAQWDEFSLEDATWELPATRSKSGVAIVIPLPPLTLEWLRELKIRAYGSAYVFPNRRASGSPHMGSDTLNRAIAKLFGREPGRKIQPPNRMGELEPFTVHDLRRTCRSLLAALGVPGYVAERCLNHKLKGVEGIYDRYDYFEERREAHCKLAELVKPIIENNERHSTSNEQSNNADKRYFFVG
- a CDS encoding YicC/YloC family endoribonuclease, with the protein product MIRSMTAYARREVKGDWGSAAWELRSVNQRYLETYIRLPEQFRSLEPVIRDRIRARLTRGKIECNLRFDLDPRAQSSLILNENLAKQLVNAANWVKMQSDEGEINPVDILRWPGVMAAEEQDLDAISAELLQALDRTLDDFISARESEGNALKALIEQRLAGVSAEVAKVRAQMPNILQWQRERLLSKLEDAQVQLENNRLEQELVIMAQRIDVAEELDRLEAHVAETYKILKKEEAVGRRLDFMMQEFNRESNTLASKSINADVTTSAIELKVLIEQMREQIQNIE